In Chitinophaga nivalis, a single genomic region encodes these proteins:
- a CDS encoding ROK family protein has product MARTFFDELNRENLTGVAYKNIHLKKATLAYFANTGNATIADMCKELNLSTPKVTALLNDLIRDGLVKDYGKIQSTGGRKPNLYGLVPDSAFFIGVDVKQDHLNLGLSDLHKNLVSTVEALPYELDNTRESLDQLCNLINQFIVELTVPKSKILGIGINISGRINYSTGFNYSVFNFEGKPLNKLIEAQVGIRVFVENDSRAMAYGEFCSDVVNGEKNVLFLNMDYGIGMGVVINGELYYGKSGYSGEFGHIPLFDNDIICHCGKRGCLETEASGWALVRMARQKLAAGASSVMARIHASAGEIQLQDIIQAANHDDMLAIELIAQVGENLGRGVALLINIFNPELVILGGSLAASQDHIRLPIKSAMKKYSQSLVSNDTQLKMSKLGERAGIIGACLLVRNKVLIN; this is encoded by the coding sequence ATGGCCAGAACCTTTTTTGACGAATTAAACCGGGAGAATCTGACCGGGGTAGCCTATAAGAATATTCACCTGAAGAAAGCCACCCTGGCTTATTTTGCCAATACCGGCAACGCTACGATAGCGGATATGTGTAAAGAGCTGAATCTGAGTACTCCCAAGGTAACGGCCCTATTGAACGACCTTATCCGCGACGGACTTGTAAAGGATTATGGTAAAATACAGTCTACCGGCGGCCGTAAACCTAACCTGTACGGCCTGGTACCCGATTCGGCCTTTTTCATAGGCGTAGACGTAAAACAGGATCACCTGAACCTGGGCCTGTCAGATCTGCATAAAAACCTGGTATCTACGGTAGAAGCTTTACCCTACGAGTTGGATAACACCCGGGAATCGCTGGATCAGCTCTGTAACCTGATCAACCAGTTTATTGTGGAACTCACCGTACCCAAATCCAAGATCCTGGGTATTGGCATCAATATCTCCGGCCGTATCAACTATAGCACCGGCTTCAACTACAGCGTATTTAATTTCGAAGGTAAACCCCTGAATAAATTAATAGAAGCCCAGGTAGGCATCCGGGTATTTGTGGAAAACGATTCCAGGGCCATGGCCTACGGCGAGTTTTGCTCGGATGTGGTCAACGGCGAAAAGAATGTATTGTTCCTGAATATGGATTATGGTATCGGGATGGGGGTAGTGATCAACGGGGAATTGTATTATGGTAAATCCGGCTACAGTGGAGAGTTTGGACATATTCCCCTGTTCGATAACGATATTATCTGTCATTGTGGAAAAAGAGGTTGCCTTGAAACAGAGGCTTCCGGATGGGCGCTGGTAAGGATGGCCCGGCAAAAACTGGCAGCTGGCGCTTCTTCCGTGATGGCCCGTATACATGCTTCTGCAGGAGAAATACAACTGCAGGACATTATCCAGGCTGCCAACCACGATGATATGCTGGCCATAGAACTCATTGCGCAGGTGGGGGAAAACCTGGGCCGGGGCGTGGCCTTGCTGATCAATATATTCAACCCGGAACTGGTGATACTGGGCGGCAGCCTGGCTGCTTCACAGGATCATATTCGCCTGCCGATCAAAAGTGCCATGAAAAAATATTCTCAAAGTCTGGTGAGCAACGATACACAGCTCAAAATGTCGAAACTGGGTGAACGGGCGGGTATTATAGGCGCCTGTTTGCTGGTAAGGAATAAAGTCCTCATCAATTAG
- a CDS encoding VOC family protein: MAQANVYLIFNGNCREAMHFYKEALGGELNITTMGDSPMKDQVPPEIHPQVMHAMLQNDSIVLLASDGAMGQPVTLGNAITLALQATSVEEAEHFFTALSKGGTTTMPMQETYWALRYGQLTDRFGVQWLINLSK, encoded by the coding sequence ATGGCGCAAGCGAATGTTTACCTCATCTTTAATGGCAATTGCCGGGAGGCTATGCATTTTTACAAAGAAGCACTCGGAGGAGAATTAAATATCACGACCATGGGAGATTCTCCTATGAAAGACCAGGTACCTCCTGAAATACACCCTCAGGTAATGCATGCCATGCTGCAAAATGACAGCATAGTATTGCTCGCCTCTGATGGGGCTATGGGACAGCCGGTAACCCTGGGCAATGCCATTACACTGGCCTTGCAGGCTACTTCTGTGGAAGAAGCAGAACATTTTTTTACAGCGTTGTCGAAGGGAGGTACCACTACGATGCCAATGCAGGAAACATATTGGGCGTTGCGGTATGGTCAGCTGACAGACCGGTTTGGCGTGCAGTGGCTGATAAATCTCAGTAAATAA
- a CDS encoding tetratricopeptide repeat protein, translating to MNLDESERLYNEQAYTEAAAKLELYLEETPASPQAWHLLGLCRLEIAKAADTREEAMVTYEGAYTAFSNTLSFDSAHVQARVHRAYMGANIMEDKLEVTLSDCAVLLEDGNEEIMTKALLYRFQVYVLQHETEKALADMHRSLEIYTSLYDDDLPQLNVARFQCHTRIGDVYYHIEDKPAALAHYKQAFQYTVYNNRTLSTAYFALDMADYDFAANLLHVLISSGENEDEDILRLLKKVKELLDEGVQHAALAREFCWGTTDFWQQFYGEDEDEGTLEQISTGKRFMTQYPEEAYFCHYTATAFFNIGSYREALPYYEKALAIRAYPSSIARWYYASYKVNEQFPASWPDATYDIPYDWYSAGVIYSEILQLEKDPHAKEVSLQLKKFLYKKAFDLYTAYWHSNTGNSWAGHPHHFAMCCNNYGITLYELGEFEEATRIHTIGYAMSPFWEQLESRADAWHSLGKAAEAITDRKAILEDFYSYLPLMYYVSIHERIIEDLTLLDRHEEALELYNKILEEYDTWISTDMQELETYDQETIIYNIDRIKTGRAFIKTGSANDLSERIRALEKHLEEKPDDSDAYFNLMYLYFDNAQYEHCIGAVNNRISIGGIKKLPVVSQMKIYYFRGKAALKLGRYAAAIADMQQTLQIMSEGDESDNSANNRLGVYAFLAEACLGEKDYQQCIHFGTQCVDMYTEMNWSWDAEASIFRYNMALAYESMGNIPACKKMIDEIVKNDPGYQPALQKKNDLKGGGIFSFFRKKK from the coding sequence ATGAATTTAGACGAATCAGAACGGTTATATAACGAACAGGCCTACACGGAAGCTGCAGCCAAACTGGAACTATATCTGGAAGAAACACCAGCCTCTCCACAGGCATGGCATCTGCTGGGACTTTGCCGGCTGGAAATTGCCAAAGCAGCTGATACCCGCGAAGAAGCCATGGTAACCTATGAAGGGGCCTATACTGCTTTCAGCAATACCTTGTCTTTTGACTCCGCTCACGTACAGGCCAGGGTACACCGGGCCTATATGGGCGCCAATATCATGGAAGATAAATTGGAGGTAACCCTCAGTGATTGTGCTGTTTTACTGGAAGATGGTAATGAAGAAATCATGACTAAAGCCCTGTTATACCGTTTTCAGGTATACGTGCTGCAGCATGAAACAGAAAAGGCGCTGGCCGATATGCATCGCAGCCTGGAAATATACACCTCGTTGTACGACGACGACCTGCCACAGCTCAATGTAGCCCGGTTTCAATGTCACACCCGTATTGGCGATGTATATTATCATATCGAAGATAAACCTGCCGCGCTGGCACATTACAAGCAGGCATTTCAATATACCGTATATAACAACCGGACCCTGTCTACCGCATATTTTGCACTGGACATGGCCGACTACGACTTTGCCGCCAACCTCCTGCATGTACTGATCAGCAGCGGAGAAAATGAAGACGAAGACATCTTACGCCTACTCAAAAAAGTAAAGGAATTACTGGATGAAGGTGTACAACATGCTGCACTGGCAAGAGAGTTTTGCTGGGGTACCACCGATTTCTGGCAACAGTTTTATGGGGAAGATGAGGATGAAGGTACGCTGGAACAGATCTCCACCGGAAAACGTTTTATGACGCAATACCCGGAAGAAGCTTATTTCTGCCACTATACCGCCACTGCTTTCTTTAACATAGGCAGTTACCGCGAAGCGCTTCCTTACTATGAGAAAGCGCTGGCCATCAGGGCTTATCCCTCTTCCATAGCCCGGTGGTATTATGCCAGTTACAAGGTAAACGAACAATTCCCGGCCAGCTGGCCGGATGCCACCTACGATATTCCATACGACTGGTATTCTGCCGGCGTCATCTACAGTGAAATCCTGCAGCTGGAAAAAGACCCGCATGCAAAAGAGGTATCGCTGCAACTGAAAAAGTTCCTGTACAAAAAAGCATTCGACCTGTATACCGCCTATTGGCATAGTAATACCGGTAATTCCTGGGCCGGGCATCCACATCATTTTGCGATGTGTTGCAACAACTATGGCATTACCCTGTATGAACTCGGCGAATTTGAAGAGGCTACCCGGATACATACCATTGGTTATGCCATGTCGCCTTTCTGGGAACAACTGGAATCCAGGGCGGATGCCTGGCATAGCCTGGGCAAGGCAGCAGAAGCCATCACCGACCGGAAGGCTATCCTGGAAGATTTTTACAGCTACCTGCCCCTCATGTATTATGTATCCATTCATGAGCGGATCATCGAAGACCTCACCCTGCTGGATCGTCATGAAGAAGCGCTGGAGCTGTATAATAAAATACTCGAAGAATATGATACCTGGATTTCCACAGATATGCAGGAACTGGAGACCTACGATCAGGAAACCATCATCTACAATATAGACCGTATTAAAACCGGCCGGGCATTTATTAAAACCGGCAGTGCAAACGATTTATCGGAACGCATCCGCGCACTGGAAAAACACCTGGAAGAAAAACCGGACGACAGTGATGCCTATTTTAACCTGATGTACCTGTATTTCGATAATGCGCAATATGAACATTGCATCGGGGCTGTCAATAATCGTATATCCATTGGCGGTATCAAAAAATTACCGGTCGTATCTCAGATGAAGATCTACTACTTCCGGGGCAAGGCTGCCCTGAAACTGGGTCGCTACGCTGCTGCCATCGCAGATATGCAGCAAACACTGCAGATCATGTCGGAAGGTGATGAATCGGATAACTCTGCCAACAACCGCCTGGGCGTATATGCTTTTTTAGCAGAAGCCTGCCTGGGAGAGAAAGACTATCAACAGTGTATTCATTTCGGAACACAGTGTGTGGATATGTATACGGAAATGAACTGGAGCTGGGATGCGGAAGCATCCATATTCCGCTACAATATGGCGCTGGCCTATGAAAGCATGGGGAATATACCGGCCTGTAAAAAGATGATTGACGAAATCGTTAAAAATGATCCGGGCTACCAGCCGGCTTTGCAAAAGAAAAATGACCTGAAAGGCGGTGGCATATTTTCGTTTTTCAGGAAGAAAAAATAA